The proteins below are encoded in one region of Macrococcus armenti:
- a CDS encoding amino acid ABC transporter ATP-binding protein — translation MINVNDLHKSFGDVEVLKGINIEVSSGEVVAIIGPSGSGKSTLLRCLNLLETPTSGSIVFEGNALTAKGTNINQLRQKMGMVFQSFNLFPHKTVVENLMLAPLLLNKGNKADIKATALELLDKVGLKDRADHYPSQLSGGQKQRVAIARALAMNPDVMLFDEPTSALDPEVVGDVLQVMKKLALEGMTMVVVTHEMGFAREVADRVIFMDKGIVQEEGAPLELFTNPKNERTKSFLSKVL, via the coding sequence GTGATTAATGTAAATGATCTGCATAAAAGTTTCGGAGATGTTGAAGTTTTAAAAGGGATTAATATTGAAGTGAGTAGTGGTGAGGTAGTTGCGATTATCGGACCGTCAGGAAGCGGGAAGTCGACTTTGCTCAGATGTCTGAACTTACTTGAAACACCTACGAGCGGTTCAATTGTCTTTGAAGGTAATGCGCTTACAGCGAAAGGCACGAATATTAATCAGCTCAGACAGAAGATGGGGATGGTATTCCAGAGTTTTAATTTATTCCCGCATAAAACAGTAGTAGAAAATTTAATGCTTGCACCATTACTTTTAAACAAAGGGAATAAGGCAGATATAAAAGCAACTGCGCTTGAACTGCTGGATAAAGTAGGACTTAAAGATCGAGCTGACCATTATCCGTCACAACTTTCAGGTGGACAGAAACAGCGTGTTGCAATTGCACGTGCCCTGGCGATGAATCCAGACGTTATGCTCTTTGATGAACCAACGTCAGCATTAGACCCTGAAGTTGTAGGTGACGTACTGCAAGTTATGAAAAAACTAGCGCTGGAAGGTATGACGATGGTCGTTGTAACACATGAGATGGGGTTTGCAAGAGAAGTGGCAGATCGCGTTATCTTTATGGATAAAGGTATTGTGCAGGAAGAAGGCGCACCACTCGAACTGTTTACGAATCCAAAAAATGAAAGAACGAAGAGTTTCTTATCTAAAGTGTTATAA
- a CDS encoding ABC transporter permease subunit (The N-terminal region of this protein, as described by TIGR01726, is a three transmembrane segment that identifies a subfamily of ABC transporter permease subunits, which specificities that include histidine, arginine, glutamine, glutamate, L-cystine (sic), the opines (in Agrobacterium) octopine and nopaline, etc.) has protein sequence MKIRNVMQIGLIIAMILSIFPVTKVQAKTDQYDVIKKNGVLRVGLSADYAPYEFEKTVNGKREYAGIDIELSKKLAKDLGVELKIVNMQFDSLLGALKTGKIDMIASGMSPTPERKKEVDFTESYMFVSQRMIVQKKEVDKYKSLSDFKGKAIGVQKQSTQEELAKNELPDSDIQSLTRVPEIIMGLNTGKVDGVIIEGPVGEAYLTQNKNLAFSKFKFEEEEKGTAIAIPKDSPKLLNELNTIIKDVKDKNLIQEYKDKANKEMFNDGSFFSKYGTFFIQGIGATILISLIGVLLGSLFGGILAFMKLSKNIIAKTIAWIYIEFIRGTPLLVQVFLVYFGTTAVLGIDMSAFVCGAIALVINCAAYIAEIIRAGIKAVDKGQMEAARSLGLTHAQAMNKVIMPQAIKKILPALGNEFITVIKESSIVSVIGVSELMFNAQVVQGASFDPFTPLMIAALVYFILTFGLSRVMNVFERRMSVSD, from the coding sequence ATGAAGATAAGAAATGTAATGCAAATTGGTTTAATAATTGCGATGATTTTATCTATCTTTCCAGTTACGAAAGTACAGGCAAAGACTGATCAGTATGACGTTATAAAGAAAAATGGTGTTTTAAGAGTAGGACTTTCTGCTGACTATGCACCGTATGAATTTGAAAAGACAGTGAATGGTAAACGTGAATATGCTGGTATTGATATTGAGCTATCGAAAAAGTTAGCAAAGGATCTCGGTGTCGAACTTAAAATTGTGAATATGCAGTTTGATAGTTTACTCGGGGCACTTAAAACCGGGAAAATCGATATGATTGCTTCAGGTATGAGCCCGACACCAGAACGAAAGAAAGAAGTAGATTTTACGGAAAGTTACATGTTTGTATCACAACGCATGATTGTTCAGAAGAAAGAAGTCGATAAATATAAATCGTTAAGCGACTTTAAAGGTAAAGCGATAGGTGTTCAGAAACAATCGACACAAGAAGAGCTTGCGAAAAATGAATTACCTGATAGCGACATTCAGTCATTAACTCGTGTTCCGGAAATTATTATGGGGTTAAACACTGGAAAAGTTGATGGAGTCATTATCGAAGGTCCTGTTGGTGAGGCATATTTAACACAAAACAAAAACTTAGCTTTTTCAAAATTTAAGTTTGAAGAAGAAGAGAAAGGGACTGCGATTGCTATTCCGAAAGATTCACCGAAATTATTAAATGAACTTAATACAATTATTAAAGATGTTAAAGATAAAAATTTAATTCAGGAATACAAAGATAAAGCAAACAAAGAAATGTTTAATGATGGTTCGTTTTTCAGCAAATATGGCACATTTTTTATTCAAGGTATTGGAGCAACAATATTAATTTCATTAATCGGTGTGCTTCTTGGTTCATTATTTGGTGGCATACTTGCATTTATGAAACTCAGTAAAAATATAATCGCAAAAACAATTGCCTGGATTTATATTGAATTTATACGTGGAACACCACTCTTAGTACAAGTATTCTTAGTTTATTTCGGTACGACTGCGGTGCTTGGTATCGATATGTCAGCATTTGTCTGTGGTGCGATTGCACTCGTTATAAACTGTGCAGCATATATTGCTGAAATTATAAGAGCGGGTATTAAAGCGGTTGATAAAGGGCAGATGGAAGCGGCGAGGTCACTAGGATTAACCCATGCACAGGCGATGAACAAAGTCATTATGCCACAAGCTATTAAAAAGATTTTACCGGCGCTTGGTAATGAATTTATTACTGTAATTAAAGAGTCATCAATCGTTTCTGTAATCGGTGTATCAGAACTGATGTTCAACGCACAAGTTGTGCAAGGTGCTTCGTTTGATCCGTTTACACCGTTAATGATTGCAGCTTTAGTGTACTTTATTCTGACATTCGGATTATCGCGTGTGATGAATGTCTTTGAAAGGAGAATGAGTGTAAGTGATTAA
- a CDS encoding PTS transporter subunit IIC, whose amino-acid sequence MKLTPKQFFMNILNGMAAGIVVALVPNAMLGELFKYLAQYNDVFIRLGHLLIMFQFTLSLLAGITIGAQFKFNALQTAILSGASLLGSGALQFNGKGFQFVGIGDLINMMLTIAISAAILIYAGNKMGSLNIVFLPLIAGILPGFIGSLTLPYVKSVTGALGKMIEQFTELNPLMMCILIGISFSLLMATPISLVAIATVISLSGLGSGAANLGIVACCYTFIFGSLKVNDRGTVLTLIIGAAKMMMPVYFKHPIIALPLLINGFIAGLCAYFFNVQGTPMSAGFGYTGFVGPINALRFMEGSIGANILSLLLAYVIIPLPIAFMTHIVLKRILRNYNDALYKFTPQQ is encoded by the coding sequence ATGAAGTTAACACCGAAGCAGTTTTTTATGAATATATTAAATGGGATGGCCGCAGGGATTGTCGTAGCGCTCGTTCCGAATGCGATGCTTGGTGAACTGTTTAAGTATCTCGCACAGTATAATGATGTGTTTATTAGGTTAGGGCATCTTCTGATCATGTTCCAGTTTACATTAAGTTTGCTTGCTGGGATAACGATTGGTGCGCAGTTTAAATTCAATGCTCTCCAGACAGCAATATTATCTGGCGCATCATTGTTAGGATCAGGTGCATTGCAGTTTAACGGAAAAGGGTTTCAGTTTGTCGGTATCGGTGATCTTATTAATATGATGCTGACAATAGCTATTAGTGCTGCAATTTTAATTTATGCAGGGAATAAGATGGGGAGCTTAAATATCGTATTCCTGCCATTAATTGCTGGAATTCTTCCTGGTTTTATCGGTAGTTTAACACTACCTTACGTTAAGTCGGTGACAGGTGCACTTGGCAAGATGATTGAACAGTTTACAGAACTTAATCCGTTAATGATGTGTATACTCATCGGGATTTCATTCAGCTTATTAATGGCAACGCCGATTTCACTCGTTGCGATTGCAACGGTCATAAGTTTATCCGGTCTTGGAAGCGGTGCAGCAAATTTAGGTATTGTTGCATGCTGTTATACATTTATATTTGGATCACTTAAAGTGAATGATCGCGGAACTGTGTTAACACTCATTATTGGTGCAGCTAAAATGATGATGCCGGTTTATTTCAAACATCCGATTATCGCATTACCACTACTCATTAATGGTTTCATTGCAGGGTTATGTGCATATTTCTTTAATGTACAAGGCACACCGATGTCAGCTGGATTTGGTTATACGGGTTTCGTTGGTCCGATTAATGCACTTAGATTTATGGAAGGTAGCATTGGTGCGAATATATTAAGTTTATTGCTGGCGTATGTCATTATTCCATTACCGATTGCTTTTATGACACATATAGTGCTAAAACGCATTCTTCGTAATTATAATGATGCACTCTATAAGTTTACACCTCAGCAATAA
- a CDS encoding ATP-dependent Clp protease proteolytic subunit, producing the protein MEEDESMTNDMKELMLQKMIDTRTITISGEINSEVAKEVVNQLLLLESLSDEPINLIISSPGGHVDSGYLIHDMINFIKPEVNIIGAGWVVSAGVLIYLSGKKENRYALPNTRFMIHQPSGGTQGQASNMEITAREIIRTRSKLNELIARETGKSVEEVEQHTGRDYWLNTEEAKEYGIVNKIITTKDEIK; encoded by the coding sequence ATAGAGGAGGACGAATCAATGACGAACGATATGAAAGAACTTATGCTTCAAAAAATGATAGATACAAGAACAATTACCATTTCAGGAGAAATTAATAGCGAAGTAGCGAAAGAAGTTGTTAATCAACTACTGTTACTTGAATCTTTAAGTGATGAACCTATCAATTTAATTATCTCTTCACCAGGTGGGCACGTTGATTCTGGTTATTTAATTCATGATATGATTAACTTCATCAAGCCAGAAGTAAACATCATCGGTGCTGGCTGGGTAGTAAGTGCTGGTGTATTGATTTACTTATCAGGCAAGAAAGAAAATCGTTACGCATTGCCGAATACACGCTTTATGATTCACCAACCGAGCGGCGGTACACAAGGTCAAGCATCTAACATGGAAATTACAGCACGTGAAATTATTAGAACACGTTCTAAACTGAATGAACTGATTGCACGTGAAACTGGTAAGTCTGTTGAGGAAGTAGAACAGCATACAGGGCGTGACTACTGGTTAAACACAGAAGAAGCTAAGGAATACGGCATCGTAAACAAAATTATTACAACTAAAGATGAAATTAAATAA
- a CDS encoding MFS transporter: MAQEIKQSYRQMVILILSGMICVLGVSIYSFGISFFILSTTGSAKLFSFNLAIGVIGRIMATPVSGYLADHYNRKKVLVYAIFAEALVVSLLLLYIHFLGFHIIALYITTFLASYISSVSSPSMLSAMPNIVHEDHLQKTMGYNSTATSLSMLLGPVAGGLMYAIVSKEVFILCFITAYIIAGIMMMSLNFNLFKKTESTVQNNSENVMQSFKFGIRYIWHHPILRTLIILFMSLNFFMSCVNIGMSKIIIGHYKASSQMMGILEAAFSVGILVGGLIIGSQKKFQSPFPILKGGLIVTSVCIMIISIPLFIFDELWVVYYTFMIIGFIVGISGQYVNTPVMLYFQESIEENVRGRIFSVIFLISQLLMPISYVIFGVIFDFGYYAITFFVCGAISLLLVLSAMNKTFNKKVNMQY, encoded by the coding sequence ATGGCACAAGAAATAAAACAGTCATATCGTCAAATGGTTATTTTAATTTTAAGTGGGATGATTTGTGTTTTAGGGGTATCTATCTATAGTTTTGGTATTAGTTTCTTTATATTATCTACGACGGGTTCTGCTAAGTTGTTCTCGTTTAACTTAGCAATCGGTGTTATTGGTCGTATAATGGCGACACCTGTATCAGGATACTTAGCCGATCATTATAATCGAAAAAAGGTTCTAGTATATGCAATATTTGCAGAAGCACTTGTTGTTTCATTATTGCTGTTATATATTCATTTTCTCGGTTTTCATATTATTGCATTATATATTACGACGTTTTTAGCAAGTTACATCTCAAGTGTAAGCAGTCCAAGTATGTTATCTGCCATGCCGAATATCGTTCATGAAGATCATCTGCAAAAAACGATGGGGTATAATTCTACAGCGACAAGTTTATCGATGCTGCTCGGTCCAGTTGCTGGTGGATTAATGTATGCCATCGTGTCTAAGGAAGTTTTCATTTTGTGTTTTATCACTGCATATATCATTGCAGGTATTATGATGATGAGCTTAAATTTTAATTTATTCAAAAAGACTGAAAGCACAGTTCAGAATAATAGTGAGAATGTTATGCAAAGCTTTAAGTTTGGCATTCGTTATATTTGGCATCATCCGATATTGCGAACGCTTATCATTTTATTCATGTCGCTTAATTTCTTTATGTCGTGTGTTAATATCGGTATGAGTAAAATTATTATCGGTCATTATAAAGCAAGTTCTCAGATGATGGGGATATTAGAAGCAGCATTTAGTGTCGGTATACTTGTTGGTGGCTTAATTATCGGTTCTCAGAAGAAATTTCAATCACCATTCCCGATATTAAAAGGTGGTTTAATTGTAACATCCGTATGCATTATGATTATCAGTATTCCATTATTCATATTTGATGAATTATGGGTAGTGTATTATACATTTATGATAATCGGTTTTATCGTAGGTATATCAGGTCAATATGTGAATACCCCTGTTATGCTGTACTTTCAGGAAAGCATTGAGGAAAATGTAAGGGGGAGAATATTCTCTGTTATCTTTTTAATCTCGCAACTGTTAATGCCTATCTCTTACGTCATCTTCGGCGTTATATTTGACTTTGGATATTATGCCATTACATTTTTCGTTTGTGGCGCGATAAGTTTACTGCTCGTGTTAAGTGCGATGAATAAGACTTTTAACAAAAAAGTAAATATGCAGTATTAA
- a CDS encoding helix-turn-helix domain-containing protein, whose protein sequence is MNTLGSRIRNLRKEKNMTLATLAGDYMTKGMLSLIENNKNNPSMESLEYIAERLDTSVSALLEDGSEVTTNNIYNEIKQILKVPNISHQKEIDALVSPVINEIQHNRKGAFIFQHYAFTKALIKDVDSAVKYMNIAKSIYADNDDINALIDVEGDYANIFYLVRDYEKALQHAITTYETYKDDLSITNPNIIPNLLSSIGAFCYQNYDIDDCIKYFKLAEEKCIENKTYKHLTPIYKSLCVMYILNQDEVQYKDTYKKFNHIKQLNPDDFQTNFDIFTTEIIYYFFNKQYDKLLHLLDQKDTLLKHDQYQQQVNDNFNDFWSIYKAIALYNLQQYDSAITILKSDDADTKFMALADVSVHAQKYTYLALNEERLGNNEGARDYITKAMNIIESIPSNHFTKITEQTYERIINKSL, encoded by the coding sequence ATGAATACGTTAGGAAGTAGAATCCGAAATTTAAGAAAAGAAAAGAATATGACATTAGCGACGCTTGCCGGAGATTATATGACAAAGGGCATGTTAAGTCTTATTGAAAACAACAAAAACAATCCATCAATGGAAAGTTTAGAATATATTGCTGAACGTTTAGATACATCTGTTAGTGCGCTACTCGAAGATGGTAGCGAAGTTACAACAAATAATATTTATAATGAAATCAAACAAATTTTAAAAGTACCGAACATATCTCATCAAAAAGAAATTGATGCACTCGTTTCACCTGTTATTAATGAAATACAGCATAACAGAAAAGGTGCGTTTATATTTCAGCATTATGCATTTACGAAAGCGCTCATTAAAGATGTTGATAGCGCTGTGAAATATATGAACATAGCAAAATCAATCTATGCTGACAATGATGATATTAATGCATTAATCGATGTTGAAGGAGATTATGCAAACATATTTTACCTCGTAAGAGATTACGAAAAAGCATTACAGCATGCGATTACAACGTATGAAACATATAAAGATGATTTATCTATTACAAACCCGAATATCATTCCAAATTTGCTCAGTTCTATAGGTGCTTTTTGTTATCAGAACTACGATATTGATGACTGCATTAAATACTTTAAACTTGCAGAAGAAAAATGTATTGAGAATAAAACATACAAACATCTGACACCTATCTATAAATCATTATGCGTCATGTATATATTGAATCAGGATGAAGTCCAGTATAAAGACACATATAAAAAGTTTAACCATATAAAACAGCTAAATCCAGATGACTTTCAGACAAACTTCGATATATTTACAACGGAAATCATCTATTACTTCTTTAACAAACAATATGATAAGTTGTTACACCTACTGGATCAAAAAGATACTTTGTTAAAGCACGATCAATACCAGCAACAAGTAAACGATAATTTCAATGACTTCTGGAGCATTTATAAAGCCATTGCACTTTATAACTTACAACAATATGATAGCGCAATTACCATTTTAAAAAGCGATGACGCTGACACAAAGTTTATGGCACTTGCCGACGTAAGTGTACATGCCCAGAAATATACTTATCTTGCATTAAACGAAGAACGATTAGGTAATAATGAAGGTGCACGTGATTATATTACAAAAGCGATGAATATTATCGAGTCCATCCCATCGAATCACTTCACAAAAATTACAGAGCAGACATATGAACGTATTATAAATAAAAGCCTCTAA